In Candidatus Binatia bacterium, the genomic window TTCGGACGTCTTGCCGTGGCCGACCACGAGGGCGGTATCGCAATCGCCCGCCTGCATGCGCAGCCAAACGTAGTAGGCGCAGAAGGCGGCGTCCATTTCGAGATGCAGGTCCTGCTTCGGCGGCCACGAGCCCATCGCGTCGAGGGCGGCGACGAAGCCGAACGGCCGGCCGTCCATGTAGTCCGTGGAGCCGGCGATCTGATAATCGATGGCGTCGCGTTCGACCCCGCAGTCCGCGAGCGCCTGGCGCACCACCGGGTAGAGCATCTCGGTGGCCGTGCGGTGCTCGTCGCGGGCGACGACGGGAAGCTGGGCGAAGCCGACAATCGCGACATTGCGTAAGGTGCTCATGCCATCCTCACAGTCGGTTGATGTAGGACTCTTGCGGCGCGTCGGGTTCGCCGGTCGGCCGGAAGTGGAGAATGTCTTCGTACCCGCCGGTGCGCTCGCCGTCGGGTTTCCACACCGCCTCGACACGCATGCCCATGCGCACGTCGGCGGCGGGGCACTCCTGGATGAGCGCGAAGATCGAAATGTCGGCGCCGTCGAGCGCCACCGAGGCCGCGACGTAGGGGATTTCGAGGCTGCGGCCGATCACCGGGATATTGACGATGCAGAAGGTGGTGATCACTCCCCGGTCCGCGACCTCGACGAACTCGTTGGCGGGGGCGAAGCTTTCGGCTGAGTTCACCATCGGCGGTACCAAGACTTTGCCTGTCTTCGAACACTTCGAGCCCAGGATTGTCTTGTCCTTGAGTGCGCGCAGGTAGCGTGCCTTGTAGTCGCCGGCGACGTAGTCGTACGGGAGTCGCACGGTTGTGGTGATGTATTTGATCCCTTCTTTGGGTGGCTCGTTCATTGGGTCTCCCTGATCCTTCGTGACGGGTGCAGCCGGTTGCGCCGGAGGCGTCGTACTTCTACGCGATCAGCTGGAAGCAGGCGATATCTCGGATCGTTCCGCTGCGCTGATCGTCCGGCGCCCACACGGCTTTGACGTGGGCGCCGACTTTGAGCTGGTCGAGATTGTCCTTGACGACATGCGCCATGGCGGTGTCGGCGCCGTCGAGGCGGACAAGGACGAATGCAAACGGCGACGAAAACGGGTGCAATCCATCGATGGGGTTGCGTACGACGGCGACGGCAGTGACGACACCGGTGTCCTTGACCTCCACCCACTCACTTCCCGCCGAGGCATCGATCTCGGAGTAGCCGGTCGGTGGCACGACCACCCCTTGCCCGGCCGCCCGTTGACCCCAGATCTTCTTTTGCTCCTTCAGCCCGGCGAGGAAGCGTCCGATGACGGGGCCGGTGGAGTGTTTGTACGGAAACTCCATGGTCAGCTGCTGGCGCATCGGCTCGACGGACGGTACGGCGGTGGTCGATCGTTCACTCATAGGGGTTTCTCCATTTGGACGGCGGGGGCTGAGGACCGCTCTCCGATTGTCGCGCTCCGTTCGTAGCGCCAGCCAGCCTCCGTCATCCACAGACGGTGGCGCGGGCCGGGCAAATGGACGTCGCCGCTTTCGTACGCGGCGTCGCCGGCGTAGAGCGAGCAGGCGCCCTCCGGAATCAGGTGCAGCCGCGGCGCGAACGGTTCGAGGGGACCGGGCGGCGCGGCGGTGAGGATCTCGTCGACGGCGCGATGCGCGGCAAGCTGCGTCAGTGTCACGAAGGTCGGCGGGGGAAGGTCGAACTCCCCGGGGCGGTGCAGCGCCAGTGCTTCATCGGGGCGCAGCCAACGATGCTCATGAATCTCCCCGCCGTCCACCTGCACGGTATCGTTGCTGGCCCGAGCCACGAAGAACAGAGTGTCAAAGCGCTTCGGTAATCCTTCGGGCGTGACCCAGCGGGAGAAGAGTCGCAGGCCGCTGTGTTCGATCCCGACGCCAGCTTCTTCCCGTGCCTCGCGCACCGCCGCGCAGCGGCCGGCGGCGACCATGTCACTGGGATCACCGGCCGCCGCGTAATCTTCCGGATCGATACGCCCGCCCGGAAAAACCCACGCTCCTCCGTGAAACGACAGCTGCACATTGCGCCGGACAAGCAACGTCTCGCATCCGTGGTCGCCTTCACGGAGCAAGACGACGGTAGCGGCTGGATGAGCGGTAGCTGGGGCTGATTTCGACATAACGACCGTCCTCACTACAATGACAGACGGCGGTCTGGCAACCACTAGGATGCAAAAGACAAAGCACGGGACACAATCGGTACCGTTGAGTCTGTGCTCTGAGGCCTTTTGCGCGCGCCCCTTGGTGGCCTCAAAGGAAGCGGTCCGAGTAGAGAGAAGGGGGCTGAGAACGCCAAAAATCGTCTTCCGGCAGCCGGCGGGGCGCTACGGAACCGGCGTGTGCTGAGAATTATGCCTCAGTACTGGACTTGGGGTAGTTTGGCATGAGCCCTGCTGTTTGCTTGGTTATGATTGCCGAGACGTCCGAGCCGATTGAGCGCCATGGAGCGGAACTTCCGGTCACGGCGTACCCGTACCATCACCAATTGTTCGCCTCAGCAAGCGGTGCGGGTGCGACGGGGATGCTCTTTGACAGTAAACACTTTACGGTGATGGCGATTGCTCAGCCAGCGAATTCGGAGACGCCGGATTTGAATGTGGACAAGGAAGGCGATCGGATCTTGATCTGCCTTGATGGAGACTTGTCTCTTCAGATCGGCGAAAATCAGTTTCGGCTGGGGCCGGGAGATGCCGTACAGATTCCGCGGGGCGTTCGCTTTGGCAAGACCAGTTCCGGCCCCGGCGCGCACATGCTGCTGATCCGGGGCAAGAGCATGCGCTCGTTCTCGATGTACCGGTAGCCGACAGCCGGGGCAACGTGCCCCTTTCCTCTTTCTCTTGCGACCAGGTAGATGTAGTCATGCATCGCGTTTCGAAAGCATGACCAACATCGAGGTGTTTACCGAGGACGAACGACGGGCGCTGGCGCCGTACTTCACCAACCTGGACGGCCCAGTGTTCGCCTTGCGGAACCTTCCGGAAGTGGTGAAGGGCGCGCTGTTTGCCCGCTACTCGCGCTCACCCAAGTCATTGCGTCGACTCTTCCTCGACGAGTTCCTCGATCAGGTGGGCGCTGTTCCAGAGGAGGCCACCGTTGGTGTGGAGCGCGCAGGCAAGCTCTACGAGCAGGTCTTTGACGAATATGGCGACGACTCGGTGGCGCAGCTTGGTGGAGCCCACCTTGCCTGTGAAGGCGCCTCGAACATCCTGACCAAGGTGCTGGAATGGGGACGCCTGATGGCGTACCTGGAACAGTCCACTCGCTACATCGCGTACAACGACCGGGTCGGCGGACGATGGAAGTATCTGGTGCCGGCCGAAATCCGCGGAACCGCGCTCGAGCAGCGGTACGTCGAATGTCTTGACCGGGCCTTCGAAACGTATGCGCGCTGGATCGAACCAATCGAGCAGTACTACAGGGCCATATACCCGAGAAAGTCGGGTGATTCCGAAGGTGTGTACCGGCGGACGATTCGTGCCAAGGCTTTGGATACGTTGCGTGGGCTGCTGCCCGCGGCGACGCAGTCCAACGTCGGCTTGTTCGGGACCGGGCAAGCGTACGAGGCGTTGCTGCTGCGCATGCGGGTCCACCCCCTTCTGGAGGTACGCGAGTACGCCGATCTCATGCT contains:
- a CDS encoding Zn-ribbon domain-containing OB-fold protein — protein: MNEPPKEGIKYITTTVRLPYDYVAGDYKARYLRALKDKTILGSKCSKTGKVLVPPMVNSAESFAPANEFVEVADRGVITTFCIVNIPVIGRSLEIPYVAASVALDGADISIFALIQECPAADVRMGMRVEAVWKPDGERTGGYEDILHFRPTGEPDAPQESYINRL
- a CDS encoding OB-fold domain-containing protein; protein product: MSERSTTAVPSVEPMRQQLTMEFPYKHSTGPVIGRFLAGLKEQKKIWGQRAAGQGVVVPPTGYSEIDASAGSEWVEVKDTGVVTAVAVVRNPIDGLHPFSSPFAFVLVRLDGADTAMAHVVKDNLDQLKVGAHVKAVWAPDDQRSGTIRDIACFQLIA
- a CDS encoding NUDIX hydrolase; translation: MSKSAPATAHPAATVVLLREGDHGCETLLVRRNVQLSFHGGAWVFPGGRIDPEDYAAAGDPSDMVAAGRCAAVREAREEAGVGIEHSGLRLFSRWVTPEGLPKRFDTLFFVARASNDTVQVDGGEIHEHRWLRPDEALALHRPGEFDLPPPTFVTLTQLAAHRAVDEILTAAPPGPLEPFAPRLHLIPEGACSLYAGDAAYESGDVHLPGPRHRLWMTEAGWRYERSATIGERSSAPAVQMEKPL
- a CDS encoding cupin domain-containing protein, with protein sequence MIAETSEPIERHGAELPVTAYPYHHQLFASASGAGATGMLFDSKHFTVMAIAQPANSETPDLNVDKEGDRILICLDGDLSLQIGENQFRLGPGDAVQIPRGVRFGKTSSGPGAHMLLIRGKSMRSFSMYR